The genomic region AGTTCCACCGCGGCACCTACACCAGCCAGGCCAAGACCAAGCAGGGCAACCGGCGCAGCGAGCACCTGCTGCGCGAGGCCGAGCTGTGGGCGGCCACCGCGGCGGTCCGGCTGGGCGCGGACTACCCGTACGAGCGGCTGGACCGGCTGTGGAAGCTGGTGCTCACCAACCAGTTCCACGACATCCTGCCCGGCTCCTCGATCGCCTGGGTGCACCGGGAGGCCGAGGAGACCTACGCCGCGGTCGCCGACGAGCTGAACGAGATCATCGGTGTGGCACAACAGGCCCTGGCCGGCGCCGGGGACGCGCCGGTGGTGTTCAACGCGGCCCCGCACGCCCACGCGGAGGTCCCGGCCGCCGGCGCGCTGCCCCGCGGCGAGTTCGCCGGACACCCCGTCTCAGTGTCCACTGTGGACGGTGCCACGGTGCTGGGCAACGAGTTCCTGTCGGTGACCGTGGACGGTGACGGCCTGATCAGCTCGATCCACGACCTGGCCGCCGACCGCGAGGTCATCGCACCCGGCGCGCGGGCGAACCTGTTGCAGCTGCACCCGGACTTCCCGAACATGTGGGACGCCTGGGACGTGGACTCCTTCTACCGCAACAAGGTCACCGACCTGACCGAGGCCGAGCTGGTCAGCGTGGAGACCAACTCGCCGGAGCTGGCCACGCTCCGCATCCAGCGCTCGTTCTCCGCCTCCACGGTGACCCAGCTGCTCACCCTGCGCGCGGGCAGCCGGTGCGTGGAGATCGACACCGAGGTGGACTGGCACGAGACGGAGAAGTTCCTCAAGCTGAGCTTCCCGGTGGACGTGCAGTCCGACCGGGTGGCCGCGGAGACCCAGTTCGGGCACGTGTACCGGCCGACGCACACCAACACCAGCTGGGACGCGGCCAAGTTCGAGATCTGCGCGCACCGCTGGGTGCACCTGGGTGAGCCGGACTACGGGGTGGCGCTGGTCAACGACTCCACCTACGGCCACGACATCAGCCGGGCCGCGCGGGAGGGTGGCGGCACGGTCAGCGTGATCAGGGCCTCGCTGCTGCGCGCGCCGCGCTTCCCCGACCCGGAGACCGACCACGGCGTGCACCGGTTCCGGCACGCGCTGGTGCTCGGCGCGGACAAGGCGGACGCGGTGCGCGCCGGGTACCGGATCAACCTGCCGGAGCGGGTGGTTTCCGGTGCGGGGGAACAGGTCCAGCCGATCGTCACGGTGGACAACCCGGGCGTGGTGGTCGAGTCGGTCAAGCTCGCCGACGACCAGAGCGGCGACCTGGTGCTCCGGCTCTACGAGGCCCTCGGCTGCCGTGCCAGGGCGCGTCTCAGCGTTGGCGCGGAGATCACCGCCGCCTACTCCACCGACCTCCTGGAACGGCGCTGGGACGACACCACCGAGTACGAGGTGACCGGCAACGGGTTCGAGCTGAGCCTGCGGCCCTTCGAGATCGTCACCGTTCGGCTCCCGCGAAACCCTGCCAGCCAAGGAGATCACTGATGCGGAAGCTGCTCACCGCGGCCGGGACGCTGGTCCTGCTGCTGTCACTGGCCACTCCGGCACAGGCCGCGCCGCACAAGCGCACGGTCGTCTACTACCAGACCCAGTACAGCAACGGGGCCACCGGTGACTACGTCTCGCCGCTGCCGCTGCTGACCAACAACACCGGGGTCACCGACGTCATCGTGGCCGCGATCCACCTCAACGCGGACAAGACGGTGCACCTCAACGACCACCCGCCGTCGCACGAGCGCTACACCCGGATGTGGCAGGACCTGAAGTCCATGCGGGACCGCGGGGTCAACGTGATCGGCATGGTCGGCGGCGCGGCCCAGGGCACCTACGCGAACCTGGAACGCGACTTCGCCACCTTCTACCCGCTGCTGAAGAACGTGATCACCACCTACGGGCTCAACGGCGTCGACCTCGACGTCGAGGAGAAGATGTCCCAAGCTGGCATCACCAAGCTGATCGATGCGCTGCGCAAGGACTTCGGCAGCGGCTTCCTGATCACCCTGGCCCCGGTGGCCAGCGCGCTCCACGGCGGCGGCAACATCTCCGGCTTCAACTACGAGACGCTGTACCGGGAGCGCGGCAGCCAGATCAACTGGTTCAACGCCCAGTTCTACTGCGGCTGGGGCAGCATGGCCGACACCGCGGGCTACGACCGGATCATCGGCCGCAAGCTCATCCCGCCGGCCAAGGTGGTCGCGGGCGTGATCACCAACCCGGCCTCCTGCGGCGGGTACGTGGAGCTGGACAAGCTGAAGAGCACCATCAAGCAGCTGACCCAGAAGTACCCGACCTTCGGCGGCGTGGACGGCTGGGAGTACTTCAACTCCAACCCCGGCGGCACCGCCCGCCCGTGGGAGTGGGCCAAGGAGATCACCTCGGCCATGCGCTGAACCCCGCGACCCGGTGCGCTCACTGGAAGTCCCGTGAGCGCACCGGGATCCGCAGGTCCAGCGCGGACAGGTGCTCGGCCCGCAGGCTGATCACGCCCTGCGCCTTCTCCAGCACCCCGCGCACCACCACCGCCGAGCTCTGCCGCGCGATCCGCCGGTAGCGGGCCCACACGCCCTGCGTGCACACCACGTTCACCATGCCGGTCTCGTCCTCCAGGTTGAGGAAGGTGACCCCGCCCGCGGTGGCCGGGCGCTGCCGGTGGGTCACCGCACCGCCCACCGCCACCCGCCGACCATTGTCCACAGTGGATAGTTCGGCGGTGGTCAGCACGCCGCGCGCGGTCAGCTTCTCGCGCAGGAACTGGATCGGGTAGCTGTCCGGGGAGATGCCGGTGGCCCACACGTCGGCGACCGCCTGCTCCAGCGCGTCCATGCCGGGCAGCGGCGGCGCGGTCACCCCGACCGTGGTGCCCGGCAGGCTGCCCGGTCCCTCCCTGGCCACCGCGCCCGCGGCCCACAGCGCGGCCCTGCGGTTGAGCCCGAAGCAGCCGAACGCGCCCGAGGTGGCCAGCGCCTCCAGCTGCGGCAGGGTCAGCTTGCAGCGGCGGGCCAGGTCCACCATGTCGGCGTACGGTCCCTCTGCCCGCGCGGCCACGATCCGCTCGGCCAGCGGCATGCCCACCGTGCGCACCGAGCCCAACCCCAGCCGCACCAACGGTTTCCCCGCGTCACCGGGCTCCAGTCCGGCGTGTGGCAGGCTGGCGTTGATGTCCGGGCCGAGCACGGTCACCCCGTGCCGCCTGGCGTCGGCGACCAGGGACTGCGGCGAGTAGAAGCCCATCGGCTGCGCGCGCAGCAGGGCGGCGCAGAACGCGGCCGGGTAGTACAGCTTGAACCAGCTGCTCGCGTAGACCAGCAGCGCGAAGCTGAGCGCGTGGCTCTCCGGGAAGCCGAAGTTGGCGAAGGCCAGCAGCTTGTCGTAGATCCGCTGCGCTCGCTCGCCGGTGATCCCGTTGCGGGCCATGCCGGAGAAGAACCGGTCCTTCAGCCGGGCCATCCGCTCCCCGGAACGCTTGGCCCCCATCGCCCGGCGCAGCTCGTCCGCCTCGGCCGCGGAGAAACCGGCCACCTCCACCGCGATCTGCATCAGCTGCTCCTGGAACAGCGGCACGCCAAGGGTTTTCGCCAGCGCCTTCTCCAGCAGCGGGTGCTCGTAGGTGATCGGCTCCTTGCCGTTGCGGCGGCGGATGTAGGGGTGCACCGAGCCGCCCTGGATCGGACCGGGCCGGATCAGCGCGACCTCCACCACCAGGTCGTAGAACCTCTCCGGCCGCATCCGGGGCAGGGTGGCCAGCTGGGCCCTGCTCTCCACCTGGAACACGCCGATCGCGTCCGCCCTGCGCAGCATCTCGTACACCGCCGGATCGGCCAGGTCCTGGCCGAGCTGGTGCAGGGTGACCGTGCGGCCGTGGTGCTCGGCGACCAGGTCGATCATGTAGTGCAGCGCGGAGAGCATGCCGAGGCCGAGCAGGTCGAACTTGACCAGCCCCATGGCCGCGCAGTCGTCCTTGTCCCACTGCAACACGCTGCGGTTGGCCATCCGCGCCCACTCCACCGGGCAGGTCTCGCCGATCGGCTGCTCGGAGATGACCATGCCGCCGGAGTGGATGCCCAGGTGCCGGGGCGCGCCTTCCAGCTCGGCGGCCAGCTCCAGCACCGGCAGCGGGATCTCGGTGTCGTCCACAGTGGACTCCATCGGTCCCCAGCGCTCGATCTGCTTGCTCCAGGCGTCCTGCTGCCCGGTGGAGAAGCCCAGTGCCTTGGCGGTGTCCCGCACCGCGGACCGGCCGCGGTAGGTGATCACGTTGGCCACCTGCGCCGCGTGGCTGCGGCCGTAGCGCTGGTAGGCGTACTGGATCACCTCCTCCCGCCGGTCGGACTCGATGTCCAGGTCGATGTCCGGCGGTCCGTCCCGCTCCGGCGCCAGGAACCGCTCGAACAGCAGCTCGTACTTCACCGGGTCGGCGTGCGTGATGCCCAGCGCGAAGCACACCGCCGAGTTGGCCGCCGAGCCCCGGCCCTGGCAGAGGATGTCCGCGCGGGCGCAGAACTCCACCAGGTCCCACACCACCAGGAAGTACCCGGCGAACCCCAGCTCCTTGATCACCGCCAGCTCGTGCTCGACCTGCCGCCGCTGCTCGTCGAACTCCGCGCCCTCCGCGACCCGCTGGTGCAGCCCCAGGTAGACCTGCCTGCGCAGGAAGCTGTCCTCGTCGTGCCCGGGATCCACCGGGTAGGGCGGCAGCCGCGGCTTGACGCTCTTGAGGTTGAAGGACAGCCGGATGCCCAGTTCGGCGGCGGTGGGCACGGCGGTCGGGTAGCGCCGGAACCGCTCGGCCATCTCCGCGCCGGAGCGCAGGTGCGCGGCCCCCGACGGCGGCAGCCAGCCGTCCATCTCGTCCAGGCTGCGCCGGGCCCGCACCGCGGCCATCGCGGTGGCCAGCCGGTGCCGGGAGGGCGCGGAGTAGTGCACCGCGTTGGTGGCCGCCACCCGCAGCCCGTGCCGCTCGGCCAGGCCGGCCAGCTGATCGTTGCGGGTGGTGTCGCCGGGCAGCCCGTGGTCGGTCAGCTCCACCACCACGTGCTCCCGCCCGAACAGCGCCACCAGCCGGTCCAGCTCCCGCCCCGCCGCCTCCGGCCCGCCGGTGGCCAATGCCTGGCGCACCATGCCCTTGCGGCACCCGGTGAGCACCAGCCAGTCCTGATCCGCTTGCGCGGCAACGTCTTCCAGCTGGTAGACCGGCTTGCCCTTCTCCGCACCCGCCAGCTGCGCCTTGGTGATCGCCCGGCACAGCGAGCCGTAGCCGTCCGGGTTGCGCGCCAGCACCAGCAGGTGGCTGCCCTCCGGATCCGGGATGCCGTTCTGCGGCATGGTCAGCCCCAGGCTCAGCTCGGCCCCGAACACGGTGCCCAGCCCGTGCGCCCCGGCCGCCTCGGCGAAGCGCACCACCCCGTACATGCCGTCGTGGTCGGTGATCGCCAGCGCGGTCAGCCCCAGCCGCGCCGCCTCGGCGGCCAGCTCCTCCGGATGGCTGGCCCCGTCCAGGAAGCTGAAGTTGGAGTGGCAGTGCAGCTCCGCGTAGGGCACCCGGGGCGGCAGCTGGCTCGGCGGCAGGTCCGGCTCGTAGGTCGCCCGGCGCCGGGTCCAGGCCGGGCTGTCCCCGCCGTCGCCGGGGTGCTCCTCATCGCGCGGCCTGCCGGAGAGCGCCTGCTCGAACTCCCGCCAGCTCACCGGCGGGTTGTTCCACCCCATCAGTCGTACACCCCTTCCACCTGCCAGGAACCGTTGGCACAGGCCAGCA from Crossiella sp. CA-258035 harbors:
- a CDS encoding glycosyl hydrolase family 18 protein; this encodes MRKLLTAAGTLVLLLSLATPAQAAPHKRTVVYYQTQYSNGATGDYVSPLPLLTNNTGVTDVIVAAIHLNADKTVHLNDHPPSHERYTRMWQDLKSMRDRGVNVIGMVGGAAQGTYANLERDFATFYPLLKNVITTYGLNGVDLDVEEKMSQAGITKLIDALRKDFGSGFLITLAPVASALHGGGNISGFNYETLYRERGSQINWFNAQFYCGWGSMADTAGYDRIIGRKLIPPAKVVAGVITNPASCGGYVELDKLKSTIKQLTQKYPTFGGVDGWEYFNSNPGGTARPWEWAKEITSAMR
- a CDS encoding error-prone DNA polymerase; translation: MGWNNPPVSWREFEQALSGRPRDEEHPGDGGDSPAWTRRRATYEPDLPPSQLPPRVPYAELHCHSNFSFLDGASHPEELAAEAARLGLTALAITDHDGMYGVVRFAEAAGAHGLGTVFGAELSLGLTMPQNGIPDPEGSHLLVLARNPDGYGSLCRAITKAQLAGAEKGKPVYQLEDVAAQADQDWLVLTGCRKGMVRQALATGGPEAAGRELDRLVALFGREHVVVELTDHGLPGDTTRNDQLAGLAERHGLRVAATNAVHYSAPSRHRLATAMAAVRARRSLDEMDGWLPPSGAAHLRSGAEMAERFRRYPTAVPTAAELGIRLSFNLKSVKPRLPPYPVDPGHDEDSFLRRQVYLGLHQRVAEGAEFDEQRRQVEHELAVIKELGFAGYFLVVWDLVEFCARADILCQGRGSAANSAVCFALGITHADPVKYELLFERFLAPERDGPPDIDLDIESDRREEVIQYAYQRYGRSHAAQVANVITYRGRSAVRDTAKALGFSTGQQDAWSKQIERWGPMESTVDDTEIPLPVLELAAELEGAPRHLGIHSGGMVISEQPIGETCPVEWARMANRSVLQWDKDDCAAMGLVKFDLLGLGMLSALHYMIDLVAEHHGRTVTLHQLGQDLADPAVYEMLRRADAIGVFQVESRAQLATLPRMRPERFYDLVVEVALIRPGPIQGGSVHPYIRRRNGKEPITYEHPLLEKALAKTLGVPLFQEQLMQIAVEVAGFSAAEADELRRAMGAKRSGERMARLKDRFFSGMARNGITGERAQRIYDKLLAFANFGFPESHALSFALLVYASSWFKLYYPAAFCAALLRAQPMGFYSPQSLVADARRHGVTVLGPDINASLPHAGLEPGDAGKPLVRLGLGSVRTVGMPLAERIVAARAEGPYADMVDLARRCKLTLPQLEALATSGAFGCFGLNRRAALWAAGAVAREGPGSLPGTTVGVTAPPLPGMDALEQAVADVWATGISPDSYPIQFLREKLTARGVLTTAELSTVDNGRRVAVGGAVTHRQRPATAGGVTFLNLEDETGMVNVVCTQGVWARYRRIARQSSAVVVRGVLEKAQGVISLRAEHLSALDLRIPVRSRDFQ